A DNA window from Gorilla gorilla gorilla isolate KB3781 chromosome 6, NHGRI_mGorGor1-v2.1_pri, whole genome shotgun sequence contains the following coding sequences:
- the ZFAND2A gene encoding AN1-type zinc finger protein 2A isoform X1 has translation MEFPDLGKHCSEKTCKQLDFLPVKCDACKQDFCKDHFPYAGHKCPFAFQKDVHVPVCPLCNTPIPVKKGQIPDVVVGDHIDRDCDSHPGKKKEKFSLLWLCPGTLSLWRSLKPLRHRSSLAHPLLPHDTASLAGGSPSTAPRPPHRFLHTVAQKRAARRKRCCRWYVPNVTATSVSSTDTLWTTAADTGVAPPSKLGEETPLRWLGARSSMCGSSLHSSGKWSPIEHHPTLAADLVC, from the exons ATGGAGTTTCCTGATTTGGGGAAGCATTGTTCAGAAAAGACTTGCAAGCAGCTAG attttcttccaGTAAAATGTGATGCGTGTAAACAAGATTTCTGTAAAGATCATTTTCCATACGCTGGACATAAGTGTCCGTTTGCATTCCAGAAG GATGTTCACGTCCCGGTATGCCCACTCTGTAATACCCCCATCCCAGTAAAAAAGGGCCAGATACCAGACGTGGTGGTTGGTGATCACATTGACAGAGACTGTGACTCTCACcctgggaagaagaaagagaag TTCTCCCTGCTGTGGCTGTGCCCTGGGACCCTCAGCCTCTGGAGGTCTCTTAAGCCTCTGAGACATCGCAGCTCTCTGGCGCACCCGCTTCTTCCACACGACACAGCTTCCCTCGCTGGGGGCTCACCCAGCACTGCCCCAAGGCCCCCACACAG ATTTTTACATACCGTTGCTCAAAAGAGGGCTGCAAGAAGAAAGAGATGCTGCAGATGGTATGTGCCCAATGTCACGGCAACTTCTGTATCCAGCACAGACACCCTTTGGACCACAGCTGCAGACACGGGAGTCGCCCCACCATCAAAGCTGGGTGAGGAGACTCCGCTGCGATGGCTCGGAGCACGCAGTAGCATGTGTGGAAGCAGCTTACACTCTAGTGGGAAGTGGAGCCCCATTGAGCACCATCCCACACTGGCTGCTGATCTTGTTTGTTGA
- the ZFAND2A gene encoding AN1-type zinc finger protein 2A isoform X2, whose amino-acid sequence MEFPDLGKHCSEKTCKQLDFLPVKCDACKQDFCKDHFPYAGHKCPFAFQKDVHVPVCPLCNTPIPVKKGQIPDVVVGDHIDRDCDSHPGKKKEKIFTYRCSKEGCKKKEMLQMVCAQCHGNFCIQHRHPLDHSCRHGSRPTIKAG is encoded by the exons ATGGAGTTTCCTGATTTGGGGAAGCATTGTTCAGAAAAGACTTGCAAGCAGCTAG attttcttccaGTAAAATGTGATGCGTGTAAACAAGATTTCTGTAAAGATCATTTTCCATACGCTGGACATAAGTGTCCGTTTGCATTCCAGAAG GATGTTCACGTCCCGGTATGCCCACTCTGTAATACCCCCATCCCAGTAAAAAAGGGCCAGATACCAGACGTGGTGGTTGGTGATCACATTGACAGAGACTGTGACTCTCACcctgggaagaagaaagagaag ATTTTTACATACCGTTGCTCAAAAGAGGGCTGCAAGAAGAAAGAGATGCTGCAGATGGTATGTGCCCAATGTCACGGCAACTTCTGTATCCAGCACAGACACCCTTTGGACCACAGCTGCAGACACGGGAGTCGCCCCACCATCAAAGCTGGGTGA